One segment of Glandiceps talaboti chromosome 21, keGlaTala1.1, whole genome shotgun sequence DNA contains the following:
- the LOC144451688 gene encoding uncharacterized protein LOC144451688: MVAFLRNPLYLVVLLELLELCGYFGGVTGHNDSSLVLLSTSILENATIGTTIFQVEDSNLSSNAISIISGNMNKRFVVDQTKPVIYLAGYLDHDIETDYWLSIAWNNRSDNRVALFGQLHVTVVDVIDWPPVYNESCVFDKRKMDLEWYYPFPFAVEYFYPGSTMHHSTKDNRWRYTQSNLGLSNSLCHVDITAAVRDTVLEILPYFNFSCYHGKAMLLTKSDIESYRIIEDIPMPDTYNGSTLQRSASSFHFHLISNKEKVNKELTCRVHLLPGYENIQHVDTETLQRIFSDHMSIEISAVINYIGCPDGKYGGRCQYDCICQNGATCHVFNGACKCPPGWRGVACDIASPNIEISPHGFIEADFGEYVSIYCAFHHFDQSHIFNSSWMRDNESMAFGRYGGTDVFRSIKPWEEGNAAIGIEIFFLRDHHAGRYQCLVTDINGEQYRDDITIKVTGCAVNHWGIECDQICDCQNGGNCTRSSGCVCQHGWNGRNCSLDIEPPRFTFCPRNLSQTVETDITSIEVTWPLPEVIDNSDVNLTSNFDPGDEFTIGAHQVVYTAKDVNNNNAECRFSVFLDRKSTIGRTVIISLSIATVVVMLLFIVLGFLCFRHRRTILLKYTILTGKVDDELNLEKKWDAFVACKGNTEEETFVYKTLIPELEEHGYRLNVHHKDFLPGEAICTNIVDAITKSRRTILVMSPSFVRSGWCIYELEQAYHEMIDYQHKLIPIMFEDITDMPDLPPILQTILKTISYIDWSKNGTQKDKTKFWKRLIKVMPKKRKRAPNPCVKYLPLVANEEAQILIDTACV; this comes from the exons ATGGTGGCATTTTTGAGAAACCCTCTTTATCTTGTGGTGTTACTAGAACTCTTGGAACTTTGTGGCTATTTTG GTGGAGTCACGGGACACAATGATAGTTCTCTTGTTCTATTGTCAACGAGTATACTCGAG AATGCTACGATTGGGACGACCATTTTCCAAGTGGAAGATAGTAATCTATCGAGTAATGCAATTAGTATCATCTCTGGAAATATG AACAAACGGTTCGTTGTAGACCAAACAAAGCCTGTTATATACTTAGCTGGTTACTTAGACCATGACATTGAGACGGATTACTGGCTGTCTATAGCATGGAACAAT AGGAGTGACAATAGAGTGGCGTTATTTGGACAACTACACGTGACAGTGGTAGATGTTATTGATTGGCCTCCAGTCTACAACGAATCCTGTGTATTCGACAAAAGGAAAATGGACTTAGAGTGGTATTAT CCTTTTCCATTTGCCGTGGAATATTTCTATCCTGGATCAACAATGCATCATTCGACAAAAGATAACAGGTGGCGCTATACACAATCAAACCTAGGACTCTCGAATTCCCTCT GTCATGTAGATATCACTGCTGCTGTACGTGATACTGTTTTGGAAATTTTGCCTTACTTTAACTTTAGTTGTTATCATGGAAAGGCTATGCTATTGACGAAATCCGACATCGAATCTTATAGG ATAATCGAAGATATACCAATGCCAGACACATATAATGGAAGCACTTTGCAGCGTTCTGCTTCAtcatttcactttcacttaATATCAAATAAGGAAAAAGTTAATAAGGAACTGACTTGTCGGGTTCACTTGCTGCCTGGGTACGAAAATATTCAACATGTTGACACAGAAACTTTGCAAAGGATATTCAGTGACCACATGTCAATAGAAATATCCGCTGTAATCAATTATATCG GTTGTCCAGATGGAAAGTACGGTGGTAGATGTCAATATgattgtatttgtcaaaatggAGCAACCTGTCACGTCTTCAATGGTGCATGTAAATGTCCACCTGGATGGAGAGGTGTAGCATGTGATATAG CATCTCCGAATATTGAAATATCCCCACATGGATTCATCGAAGCTGATTTTGGTGAATATGTCAGTATTTACTGTGCTTTCCATCACTTTGACCAATCTCACATATTCAATTCATCATGGATGCGAGACAACGAATCAATGGCATTTGGACGATATGGAGGAACAGACGTTTTTAGAAG TATTAAACCCTGGGAAGAAGGAAACGCTGCAATCGGCATTGAGATCTTTTTCCTTCGTGATCACCATGCAGGACGCTATCAATGTTTGGTCACAGATATCAATGGAGAACAATACAGGGATGACATAACCATCAAAGTAACGG GCTGTGCTGTCAACCATTGGGGTATTGAATGTGATCAAATATGTGACTGTCAAAATGGCGGCAATTGTACCAGATCGTCAGGGTGTGTTTGCCAACATGGCTGGAATGGAAGAAATTGTTCATTAG ACATTGAACCCCCAAGATTTACATTCTGTCCAAGGAATTTATCACAGACAGTGGAGACAGACATCACATCTATCGAAGTGACATGGCCACTACCGGAAGTAATTGATAACTCTGATGTAAATTTGACCTCGAACTTTGACCCCGGAGATGAATTTACAATTGGTGCACACCAAGTTGTTTACACAGCAAAAGacgtaaacaacaacaatgcaGAATGTAGATTTAGTGTATTTCTCGATAGAAAGTCTACAATAGGTCGTACAGTTATCATTTCATTGTCTATTGCTACAGTCGTCGTCATGTTGCTGTTCATTGTTCTTGGCTTTTTATGCTTTCGTCACAGAAGGACAATATTGCTTAAATATACCATTTTAACTGGAAAAGTTGACGATGAATTAAATTTGG AAAAGAAGTGGGATGCTTTTGTAGCTTGTAAAGGTAACACAGAGGAGGAAACCTTCGTATATAAAACACTGATACCCGAACTTGAAGAACATGGTTACAGATTGAATGTACACCATAAAGACTTTTTACCTGGTGAAG CGATTTGTACCAACATTGTGGATGCTATTACCAAGAGTAGACGTACCATACTGGTCATGTCACCTAGTTTTGTACGAAGTGGTTGGTGTATCTACGAATTGGAACAAGCTTACCATGAAATGATTGACTACCAACATAAACTAATACCAATCATGTTTGAAGATATCACTGACATGCCGGACTTACCACCCATTCTACAGACCATACTGAAAACTATTTCATATATTGATTGGTCTAAAAACGGAACCCAGAAAGATAAAACTAAGTTTTGGAAGAGATTGATAAAAGTGATGCCAAAGAAACGAAAGAGGGCGCCAAATCCATGTGTGAAGTATCTGCCTCTTGTTGCTAATGAAGAAGCACAAATACTAATAGACACTGCCTGTGTGTAG